The following coding sequences lie in one Candidatus Binatia bacterium genomic window:
- a CDS encoding fatty acid desaturase, which produces MAGPASTHGPSLPGSPSLRGVRSSDGIEWRDFRRTLAPRWAVVWLDITGRYLLLALGYVVACAIAASFGNGVGLALAPLTGAWMGFWFASLVLFMHEAAHFNLHPDKATNDRLANALVCILIGNDVKHYRAHHWEHHLHLGDLQDTEISYHWAPTPRYFLETLLGVHAWRVFKAHRRARPNDERDAAKGRKRNLIALARGFALHAVIVGATLLAGWWSAAVAWVLAVAVVFPFLSALRQQLEHRALDASSSIDYSVVPHGPVNRMFERTLFARAFGAAGFVSHLLHHWDPTVSYTRFADFERFLMRTELAPRVDEARASYLAVWRQLARG; this is translated from the coding sequence GTGGCCGGACCGGCAAGCACGCACGGACCGAGCTTGCCCGGCAGCCCGTCGCTGCGCGGTGTGCGCTCGTCCGACGGGATCGAGTGGCGCGACTTCCGCCGCACGCTGGCGCCGCGCTGGGCCGTCGTCTGGCTCGACATCACCGGCCGCTACCTGCTGCTCGCCCTCGGCTACGTCGTCGCGTGCGCGATCGCCGCGTCGTTCGGCAACGGCGTCGGGCTCGCGCTCGCGCCGCTCACCGGCGCCTGGATGGGCTTCTGGTTCGCGTCGCTCGTGCTGTTCATGCACGAGGCCGCGCACTTCAACCTGCACCCCGACAAGGCGACCAACGACCGGCTCGCGAACGCGCTCGTCTGCATCCTGATCGGCAACGACGTCAAGCACTACCGGGCGCACCACTGGGAGCACCACCTGCACCTCGGCGATCTGCAGGACACCGAGATCTCGTACCACTGGGCGCCGACGCCGCGGTACTTCCTCGAAACGCTGCTCGGCGTGCACGCCTGGCGCGTGTTCAAGGCGCACCGGCGCGCCCGCCCGAACGACGAGCGCGACGCCGCGAAGGGCCGCAAGCGCAACCTGATCGCGCTCGCGCGCGGTTTCGCGCTGCACGCGGTGATCGTCGGCGCGACGCTGCTCGCCGGCTGGTGGAGCGCCGCGGTTGCGTGGGTGCTCGCGGTCGCCGTGGTCTTCCCGTTCCTGTCGGCGCTGCGCCAGCAGCTCGAGCACCGCGCGCTCGATGCCTCGTCGAGCATCGACTACAGCGTCGTGCCGCACGGCCCGGTGAACCGCATGTTCGAGCGCACGCTGTTCGCGCGCGCCTTCGGCGCAGCCGGGTTCGTCTCGCACCTGCTGCACCACTGGGATCCGACGGTGTCGTACACGCGCTTCGCGGACTTCGAGCGCTTCCTGATGCGCACCGAGCTCGCGCCGCGCGTCGACGAGGCGCGCGCGAGCTACCTCGCGGTCTGGCGCCAGCTCGCCCGCGGCTGA
- a CDS encoding class I SAM-dependent methyltransferase, protein MDEPIRTEPGACALCGAASGTPLARGWDFEYATTRDEFTFRRCGCGGVFLDPRPAPESLGIVYPSNYYAYDFERKLGPITLRFKAFADRAKVKAYTPYLKPGARVLDVGCGDGHVLRQIRGAAGIPLELEGVEFSERAVEAARRDGFRVYQGSIEDVELPADAFDLVIMNQLIEHVREPRVVLERIGRALKPGGHLFIETPNIDSLDARLFRRRYWGGYHLPRHFHLFDTRALVRLVELAGLERVAHQPLVCPQFWIISVQNWLKDRGHVRFAERALSPFNPLLLAPVTVFEILHQRVWWTSNQQLVARRAR, encoded by the coding sequence ATGGACGAGCCGATCCGAACCGAGCCCGGGGCTTGCGCGCTGTGTGGCGCAGCCAGCGGAACGCCGCTCGCGCGCGGCTGGGACTTCGAGTACGCGACGACGCGCGACGAGTTCACGTTCCGGCGCTGCGGCTGCGGCGGCGTGTTCCTCGATCCGCGGCCCGCACCCGAGTCGCTCGGGATCGTCTACCCGTCGAACTACTACGCCTACGACTTCGAGCGGAAGCTCGGGCCGATCACGCTGCGCTTCAAGGCGTTCGCCGACCGCGCCAAGGTGAAGGCGTACACGCCGTACCTGAAGCCCGGCGCGCGCGTGCTCGACGTCGGCTGCGGCGACGGTCACGTCCTGCGCCAGATCCGCGGCGCGGCCGGCATCCCGCTCGAGCTCGAGGGCGTCGAGTTCTCCGAGCGCGCAGTCGAAGCCGCGCGCCGCGACGGCTTCCGCGTCTACCAGGGGTCGATCGAGGACGTCGAGCTGCCGGCGGACGCGTTCGATCTGGTGATCATGAACCAGCTCATCGAGCACGTGCGCGAGCCGCGCGTCGTGCTCGAGCGCATCGGTCGCGCGCTCAAGCCGGGCGGCCATCTGTTCATCGAGACGCCGAACATCGACTCGCTCGACGCGCGCCTGTTCCGCCGCCGCTACTGGGGCGGCTACCACCTGCCGCGCCACTTCCACCTGTTCGACACGCGCGCGCTCGTGCGTCTGGTCGAGCTCGCGGGGCTCGAGCGGGTCGCGCACCAGCCGCTCGTCTGCCCGCAGTTCTGGATCATCTCGGTGCAGAACTGGCTCAAGGACCGCGGCCACGTGCGCTTCGCCGAGCGCGCGCTGAGCCCCTTCAACCCGCTGCTGCTCGCGCCGGTGACGGTCTTCGAGATCCTGCACCAGCGGGTTTGGTGGACGTCGAACCAGCAGCTCGTCGCGCGCCGCGCGCGCTGA
- a CDS encoding SGNH/GDSL hydrolase family protein — translation MSRSRRLVRGLVRGALVVAVIWITGEVVARSLNLVDRLNGFPRRLYVATDEPDLGYELRPGVDTIARGVRVTVNELGMRGPSVSGERAPGTRRVLVLGDSVAFGFRLEWDDTFGARLEHELEARSGAPYEVLNGGVEGYNTQNQLAWLRKRIDALRPDVVVLLFNLNDYDFGPVMGPLGILTLDQTQRVRRFSLANVSEFYLLVRWLVATRGSLWVGDAVGPTPQPGATAERFDPFDRYVSALRKQYYRKPNDGRWQVMLDSLRALRDLARERGIDLVVAIIPDGDQVGVPSPDLGPQQRLREVCAELELDCLDLRPAFEATGGELFMDIMHPNAAGHRIMAREVAEHLLRRPSRAPAQPKTPTLEIGEPPR, via the coding sequence GTGAGCCGCTCCCGCCGCCTCGTGCGTGGCCTGGTCCGCGGCGCGCTCGTGGTCGCGGTGATCTGGATCACCGGTGAGGTGGTCGCGCGGTCGCTGAACCTGGTCGACCGCCTGAACGGCTTTCCGCGCAGGCTCTACGTCGCCACGGACGAGCCCGACCTCGGCTACGAGCTGCGCCCCGGCGTCGACACGATCGCGCGCGGCGTGCGCGTCACGGTCAACGAGCTCGGCATGCGCGGCCCGTCGGTGTCCGGCGAGCGCGCGCCCGGGACGCGGCGCGTGCTCGTCCTCGGCGACTCGGTGGCGTTCGGCTTCCGCCTCGAGTGGGACGACACCTTCGGCGCGCGCCTCGAGCACGAGCTCGAGGCGCGCTCCGGCGCGCCGTACGAGGTGCTGAACGGCGGCGTCGAGGGCTACAACACGCAGAACCAGCTCGCCTGGCTGCGCAAGCGCATCGACGCGCTGCGGCCCGACGTCGTCGTCCTGCTCTTCAACCTGAACGACTACGACTTCGGGCCGGTGATGGGGCCGCTCGGCATCCTGACCCTCGACCAGACGCAGCGCGTGCGGCGCTTCTCGCTGGCCAACGTCTCGGAGTTCTACCTGCTCGTGCGCTGGCTCGTCGCGACGCGCGGCAGCCTGTGGGTCGGCGACGCGGTCGGGCCGACGCCGCAGCCGGGGGCGACCGCCGAGCGCTTCGACCCGTTCGACCGCTACGTGTCGGCGCTGCGCAAGCAGTACTACCGCAAGCCGAACGACGGCCGCTGGCAGGTGATGCTCGACTCCCTGCGCGCGCTGCGCGATCTCGCCCGGGAGCGCGGCATCGATCTGGTGGTGGCGATCATCCCCGACGGCGACCAGGTCGGCGTCCCGAGCCCGGACCTCGGGCCGCAGCAGCGGCTGCGCGAGGTGTGCGCCGAGCTCGAGCTCGACTGCCTGGATCTGCGGCCGGCGTTCGAGGCGACGGGCGGCGAGCTCTTCATGGACATCATGCACCCGAACGCCGCGGGCCACCGGATCATGGCCCGCGAGGTGGCCGAGCACCTGCTGCGCAGGCCGTCCCGCGCGCCGGCGCAGCCGAAAACGCCGACGCTGGAGATCGGCGAGCCCCCGCGCTAG
- a CDS encoding radical SAM protein, with amino-acid sequence MRVLFYYRGIENLGVGYVMSMLKAHGHQVDLIFDPGLDDNLFVKFPHLAWMNRHEELLERAVAFKPDLIAMGCLTNLYPFASKMAEMLKRKMPDVPIVMGGHHPQALPDWILTTNPNIDIVCIGEGELAMLELVTRMEKGEDYTTVPTMWVKKDGHIFRNPMGPLENDLDKFPFPEKQLWYEYGCFKDNLEIFTGRGCPFKCTFCNIHYQREIFKGAGNFLRKRSIANVMEEFKENLRKYDPKYVSVHDDNFTTNPKWVEEFCEVYRKEVGLPWYCFGYPTTIRPQLLRAMKAANCHTIFMGVDSGDPDIRRHLMERPMTDELIKKSAALIKEHGIGLQVSCIYGVPGETPEQMFKTLRMVDEIKPTQSSAYIFYPFPKTKLYRHAVEMGYLDAEGEEKVRQGISGYHHESILKHPHKELAETLAKITPVYARSPDFLKPAIRWIIERRMKRLALLLYVILIPLTFPYLGVEGIKVTLRMAWKALTGRRPAMPLPQSAEAPPAKAA; translated from the coding sequence ATGCGCGTCCTCTTCTATTATCGGGGCATCGAGAACCTTGGCGTCGGCTACGTGATGTCGATGCTGAAGGCTCACGGGCATCAGGTGGACCTGATCTTCGACCCGGGGCTCGACGACAACCTGTTCGTCAAGTTCCCGCACCTGGCCTGGATGAATCGGCACGAGGAGCTCCTCGAGCGCGCCGTCGCCTTCAAGCCCGACCTGATCGCGATGGGGTGCCTGACGAACCTCTACCCCTTCGCCTCGAAGATGGCGGAGATGCTCAAGCGGAAGATGCCCGACGTGCCGATCGTCATGGGCGGACATCATCCGCAGGCGCTGCCCGACTGGATCCTCACCACCAACCCGAACATCGACATCGTCTGCATCGGCGAAGGCGAGCTCGCGATGCTCGAACTCGTCACGCGGATGGAGAAGGGCGAGGACTACACCACCGTCCCGACGATGTGGGTGAAGAAGGACGGGCACATCTTCCGCAACCCGATGGGGCCGCTCGAGAACGATCTCGACAAGTTCCCCTTCCCCGAGAAGCAGCTCTGGTACGAGTACGGCTGCTTCAAGGACAACCTCGAGATCTTCACGGGCCGCGGCTGCCCGTTCAAGTGCACGTTCTGCAACATCCACTACCAGCGCGAGATCTTCAAAGGCGCCGGGAACTTCCTCCGCAAGCGCTCGATCGCGAACGTGATGGAGGAGTTCAAGGAGAACCTCCGGAAGTACGACCCGAAGTACGTCTCGGTGCACGACGACAACTTCACGACCAACCCGAAGTGGGTCGAGGAGTTCTGCGAGGTGTACCGCAAGGAGGTCGGGCTGCCGTGGTACTGCTTCGGCTACCCGACGACGATCCGGCCGCAGCTCCTGCGCGCCATGAAGGCGGCGAACTGCCACACGATCTTCATGGGCGTCGACTCGGGTGACCCCGACATCCGTCGTCACCTGATGGAGCGCCCGATGACCGACGAGCTGATCAAGAAGTCGGCGGCGCTCATCAAGGAGCACGGCATCGGGCTGCAGGTGTCGTGCATCTACGGCGTGCCCGGCGAGACGCCGGAGCAGATGTTCAAGACGCTGCGGATGGTCGACGAGATCAAGCCGACGCAGTCCTCGGCGTACATCTTCTACCCGTTCCCGAAGACCAAGCTCTATCGCCACGCGGTCGAGATGGGCTACCTCGACGCCGAGGGCGAGGAGAAGGTGCGCCAGGGGATCTCGGGCTACCACCACGAGTCGATCCTCAAGCACCCGCACAAGGAGCTCGCCGAGACGCTCGCCAAGATCACGCCCGTCTACGCGCGCTCGCCCGATTTCCTGAAGCCGGCGATCCGCTGGATCATCGAGCGGCGGATGAAGCGCCTCGCGCTGCTGCTGTACGTGATCCTGATCCCGCTGACGTTCCCGTACCTCGGCGTCGAGGGGATCAAGGTCACGCTGCGCATGGCGTGGAAGGCGCTCACCGGACGGCGTCCGGCGATGCCATTGCCGCAGTCGGCCGAAGCTCCACCGGCGAAAGCCGCTTAG
- a CDS encoding class I SAM-dependent methyltransferase: MLDVGCGRASPLAAIAHRGTRIGLDISAPDLALARRAGTHQQLVRADLARIGDLVRPKSVDAVVALDVIEHLERETALALLATLERIARRRVVILTPNGFVPQPATEDNPYQEHRSGFTVDDMTSRGYRVRGVYGLWFVLGAFGETRWSPGFLWRRVADLTAPLVYRMPRLAFGLLCVKEVGDAASAAGVRAASARARVG; the protein is encoded by the coding sequence GTGCTCGACGTCGGCTGCGGGCGTGCGTCGCCGCTCGCGGCGATCGCGCACCGCGGGACGCGCATCGGGCTCGACATCTCGGCGCCCGATCTGGCGCTCGCGCGGCGCGCCGGCACGCATCAGCAGCTCGTACGCGCGGACCTCGCGCGCATCGGCGATCTGGTGCGTCCGAAGAGCGTCGACGCCGTGGTCGCGCTCGACGTGATCGAGCACCTCGAGCGCGAGACGGCGCTCGCTCTGCTCGCGACGCTCGAGCGCATCGCGCGCCGCCGCGTCGTCATCCTGACGCCGAACGGCTTCGTGCCGCAGCCCGCGACCGAGGACAACCCGTACCAGGAGCACCGCTCGGGCTTCACCGTCGACGACATGACGTCGCGCGGCTACCGCGTGCGCGGCGTCTACGGGCTGTGGTTCGTGCTCGGCGCGTTCGGCGAGACGCGATGGTCACCGGGCTTCCTCTGGCGGCGCGTCGCGGACCTGACGGCACCGCTCGTCTACCGGATGCCGAGGCTCGCGTTCGGGCTGCTGTGCGTGAAGGAGGTCGGTGACGCGGCGTCTGCGGCCGGCGTCCGAGCGGCGTCGGCGCGAGCGCGCGTCGGTTGA
- a CDS encoding hotdog fold thioesterase: MPHGSPKSVSAPSDAPFLRTLGAHVAELDERHARLELPYRDENANRNGSLHGGVVAALIDVAAATLALHGVDPRRHERASSIDFTVSYLAPAVREDVTAVATLLRRGRDITFVEVDVATAAGKRIARGLVAHRAGPVPGRPPAGRPDAPGSDAAARTRAVEDLAPEQLRAARPSGSPFTARIGVTSVRLGRGRAVSLLPLQDDVLADDGTVHEGALAALVDCAGGAAAWSIDGFNPHGRAATVGMHLCFDVSTRGEDVLAEAKTSWASDGTYVSAVTVAGRSSGRAIASGTVTYRIAMRPRRA, encoded by the coding sequence ATGCCGCACGGAAGTCCCAAGAGCGTCTCCGCGCCGAGCGACGCGCCCTTCCTGCGCACGCTCGGCGCGCACGTCGCCGAGCTCGACGAGCGCCACGCGCGCCTCGAGCTGCCCTACCGCGACGAGAACGCGAACCGGAACGGCTCGCTGCACGGCGGCGTCGTCGCGGCGCTGATCGACGTCGCGGCCGCGACCCTCGCGCTGCACGGCGTCGACCCGCGACGCCACGAGCGCGCGAGCAGCATCGACTTCACCGTGAGCTACCTCGCACCGGCGGTGCGCGAGGACGTGACCGCGGTCGCGACGCTTCTGCGCCGCGGGCGCGACATCACCTTCGTCGAGGTCGACGTCGCGACGGCGGCGGGCAAGCGGATCGCGCGCGGCCTGGTCGCGCACCGCGCGGGCCCCGTGCCGGGACGTCCGCCGGCGGGTCGCCCCGACGCTCCAGGCTCCGACGCCGCCGCGCGCACACGCGCGGTCGAGGATCTCGCGCCCGAGCAGCTGCGCGCCGCGCGGCCGAGCGGCTCGCCCTTCACCGCCCGGATCGGTGTGACGTCGGTGCGGCTCGGACGCGGTCGCGCGGTGTCGCTCCTGCCGCTGCAGGACGACGTCCTCGCCGACGACGGCACGGTGCACGAGGGAGCGCTCGCGGCGCTGGTCGACTGCGCGGGCGGCGCCGCCGCCTGGTCGATCGACGGCTTCAACCCGCACGGACGCGCCGCGACCGTCGGCATGCACCTCTGCTTCGACGTCAGCACGCGCGGCGAGGACGTGCTCGCGGAAGCGAAGACCTCGTGGGCGAGCGACGGAACCTACGTGAGCGCGGTCACGGTCGCGGGTCGCAGCTCGGGGCGAGCGATCGCGTCCGGCACCGTCACCTACCGCATCGCGATGCGGCCGAGGCGCGCATGA
- a CDS encoding PaaI family thioesterase: MSRMTAEELDAFLHREFPQVDEHRFRIEVVEESGVRVRMPFHEKHLRPGGTVSGPSLMTLADTAMYVAVLAEIGPVPLAVTTSLTINFLRRPRPADVIAEARLLKLGKRLAVGEVEMYSDGDPDMVAHATMTYSLPNER; this comes from the coding sequence ATGAGCCGCATGACCGCCGAGGAGCTCGACGCGTTCCTGCACCGCGAGTTCCCGCAGGTCGACGAGCACCGCTTCCGGATCGAGGTGGTCGAGGAGAGCGGCGTGCGCGTGCGCATGCCGTTCCACGAGAAGCACCTGCGCCCGGGCGGCACGGTGTCCGGGCCGTCGCTGATGACGCTCGCCGACACCGCGATGTACGTCGCGGTGCTCGCCGAGATCGGTCCGGTGCCGCTCGCGGTGACGACCAGCTTGACGATCAACTTTCTGCGCCGCCCGCGCCCGGCGGACGTCATCGCCGAGGCGCGCTTGCTGAAGCTCGGCAAGCGTCTCGCGGTCGGCGAGGTGGAGATGTACTCCGACGGCGATCCCGACATGGTCGCGCACGCGACCATGACCTACTCGCTGCCCAACGAGCGCTGA
- a CDS encoding oxidoreductase → MAHDRWTADDMPDLSGKVAIVTGANSGIGLEAARALARKRAHVVLACRDLVKARDAVAQIRALQPSASLEPMQLDLSSLDCVHRFAEEFAKKDGPLDLLINNAGVMAIPYRKTADGFEMQFGTNHLGHFALTGLLLEKVLAAPAGRVVTVSSTAHKIGRMNFDDLQGERSYSKWPAYAQSKLANLLFAYELQRRLERSGARAISVACHPGYSATNLQAVGPRLEGSRFWQRIMDIGNRWFAQSAAMGALPTLYAATHPDVRGGDYIGPDGFMENTGYPKRTTSNARSHNLEDARRLWEVSETLTHVRYTALSST, encoded by the coding sequence ATGGCACACGACCGCTGGACCGCCGACGACATGCCCGACCTGTCCGGCAAGGTCGCGATCGTGACCGGCGCCAACAGCGGCATCGGCCTCGAGGCGGCGCGCGCGCTGGCGCGCAAGCGCGCGCACGTCGTCCTCGCCTGCCGCGACCTCGTCAAGGCGCGCGACGCGGTCGCGCAGATCCGCGCCCTGCAGCCGTCGGCGTCGCTCGAGCCGATGCAGCTCGACCTCTCGAGCCTCGACTGCGTGCACCGCTTCGCGGAGGAGTTCGCGAAGAAGGACGGGCCGCTCGATCTCCTGATCAACAACGCCGGCGTGATGGCGATCCCGTACCGCAAGACGGCGGACGGCTTCGAGATGCAGTTCGGCACGAACCACCTCGGCCACTTCGCGCTCACCGGTCTGCTGCTCGAGAAGGTGCTCGCGGCGCCGGCGGGACGCGTCGTCACGGTGTCGAGCACGGCGCACAAGATCGGTCGCATGAACTTCGACGACCTGCAGGGTGAGCGAAGCTACTCGAAGTGGCCGGCGTACGCGCAGTCGAAGCTCGCCAACCTGCTCTTCGCCTACGAGCTGCAGCGGCGTCTCGAGCGCAGCGGCGCGCGCGCGATCAGCGTCGCCTGCCATCCCGGCTACTCCGCGACCAACCTGCAGGCGGTCGGTCCGCGCCTCGAGGGCTCGCGCTTCTGGCAGCGCATCATGGACATCGGCAACCGCTGGTTCGCGCAGAGCGCCGCGATGGGCGCGCTGCCGACGCTGTACGCGGCGACCCATCCCGACGTCCGCGGCGGCGACTACATCGGTCCCGACGGCTTCATGGAGAACACGGGCTACCCGAAGAGGACGACGTCGAACGCGCGCTCGCACAACCTCGAGGACGCGCGGCGGCTGTGGGAGGTGTCGGAGACCCTGACCCACGTCCGCTACACGGCGCTCTCTTCTACTTGA
- a CDS encoding alpha-glucosidase, with amino-acid sequence MPERTDDARPWWQEGVIYQIYPRSFADSNGDGVGDLRGIVSRLDYLKELGVDGIWLSPIHPSPMFDFGYDVSDYRGIAPEFGTLDDFRLLLREAHARGIRILLDLVLNHSSHLHPWFVESRSSRTSDKRDWYIWADGKNGGPPNNWLAAFGGSAWEWDEATQQYYLHSFLPQQPDLNWRNPRVKQAAEDIIAYWLDMGVDGFRLDVVNWFLKDDQLRDNPVKLLGRRPYDRQKHIYDRNRPETIDLMRWLRAVVDRWPERMTVGEVYNEPPGNPELSASYYAGGEGLHLAFDFSLLFCSWSAAEMGRAIDTWESALPPPCWPTWTLGNHDQRRVLSRYASASNRAARGRVAATLVLTLRGTPFLYYGEEIGMLDVKIPRSRLQDPLGKAYWPLPVGRDPARTPMQWSGEPHAGFSTVEPWLPVHPEFAEINVARAESDPGSLLHWYRNLIRLRREEPVLRRGTLRRLAQGSSVLGYVREHEGERVAVLLNFESKPRQAALPTGATWRVLMASARRPGDRIVGGPLELDADGVLIAKAGPPQARTLGSERGARSAAAR; translated from the coding sequence ATGCCGGAGCGCACGGACGACGCCCGCCCCTGGTGGCAGGAGGGCGTGATCTACCAGATCTACCCGCGCAGCTTCGCCGACTCGAACGGCGACGGCGTTGGCGACCTCCGCGGCATCGTCTCGCGCCTCGACTACCTGAAGGAGCTCGGCGTCGACGGCATCTGGCTGTCGCCGATCCATCCGTCGCCGATGTTCGACTTCGGCTACGACGTCAGCGACTACCGCGGCATCGCGCCGGAGTTCGGCACCCTCGACGACTTTCGCCTGCTGCTGCGCGAGGCGCACGCGCGCGGCATCCGCATCCTGCTCGATCTCGTCCTGAACCACAGCTCGCACCTGCACCCGTGGTTCGTCGAGTCGCGCTCGTCGCGCACCAGCGACAAGCGCGACTGGTACATCTGGGCCGACGGCAAGAACGGCGGTCCGCCGAACAACTGGCTCGCCGCCTTCGGCGGCTCCGCCTGGGAGTGGGACGAGGCGACGCAGCAGTACTACCTGCACTCGTTCCTGCCGCAGCAGCCCGACCTCAACTGGCGCAACCCGCGCGTCAAGCAAGCGGCCGAGGACATCATCGCCTACTGGCTCGACATGGGCGTCGACGGCTTCCGGCTCGACGTCGTCAACTGGTTCCTGAAGGACGACCAGCTGCGCGACAACCCCGTCAAGCTGCTCGGCCGTCGTCCGTACGACCGCCAGAAGCACATCTACGATCGCAACCGTCCGGAGACGATCGATCTGATGCGCTGGCTGCGCGCCGTGGTCGACCGCTGGCCCGAGCGCATGACGGTCGGCGAGGTCTACAACGAGCCGCCGGGCAACCCCGAGCTGTCGGCGTCGTACTACGCGGGCGGCGAGGGTCTGCACCTCGCGTTCGACTTCTCGCTGCTGTTCTGCAGCTGGAGCGCTGCCGAGATGGGGCGCGCGATCGACACCTGGGAGAGCGCCCTACCCCCGCCCTGCTGGCCGACGTGGACGCTCGGCAACCACGACCAGCGTCGCGTGCTCTCCCGCTACGCGAGCGCGTCGAATCGGGCGGCGCGCGGCCGCGTCGCGGCGACGCTCGTGCTCACGCTGCGCGGCACGCCGTTTCTCTACTACGGCGAGGAGATCGGCATGCTCGACGTCAAGATCCCGCGCTCGCGCCTGCAGGATCCGCTCGGCAAGGCGTACTGGCCGCTGCCCGTCGGCCGCGACCCGGCGCGCACGCCGATGCAGTGGTCGGGGGAGCCGCACGCCGGCTTCTCGACCGTCGAGCCCTGGCTGCCGGTGCACCCCGAGTTCGCCGAGATCAACGTCGCGCGCGCCGAGTCCGATCCGGGCTCGCTGCTGCACTGGTACCGCAACCTGATCCGGCTGCGGCGCGAGGAGCCGGTGCTGCGTCGCGGGACGCTGCGCCGCCTCGCGCAGGGCTCGAGCGTGCTCGGCTACGTGCGCGAGCACGAGGGCGAGCGCGTCGCCGTGCTGCTCAACTTCGAGAGCAAGCCGCGGCAGGCGGCGCTGCCGACGGGCGCCACCTGGCGCGTGCTGATGGCGAGCGCGCGGCGTCCGGGCGACCGCATCGTCGGCGGTCCGCTCGAGCTCGACGCCGACGGCGTGCTGATCGCGAAGGCGGGTCCGCCGCAGGCGCGCACGCTCGGCAGCGAGCGCGGGGCGCGGAGCGCCGCTGCGCGCTGA
- a CDS encoding metallophosphoesterase, whose translation MSGLELLFPILAFATLLGVPLYAWRVRGRAYATFGFILLAIALPGALVVHARLRVLLGAQLAPWLDLAFAYCMAAAAVHLVALVRPRLRTAPFRYGVSIPGMTFIAAGALSGLWLLVLLPVRVVLWLLGLESVLHVLAWFDLWPIVVAAASVFTSTRLVDEVVRVTIADEGPDEVTRLPVQRYRGRPPRPLERRPLRIVQIADPHLGPWQPVKKLRRQIDALIDRDPDLVLLTGDFLTMEGVGTPGALAEALEPLQRAPGRCFAVFGNHDHESPEEVARALAANGVRLLLDAEAVVETPVGPVQIIGADYRGKGRRQHLQDVLARHPRRNGHLRLLLLHDPSAFKHVPKGDVDLTLSGHTHGGQLGLVSFGLDWTVLRRTPFPDHGLFGHGPNRLYVHRGTGFYGFPLRIGVPGEASCLEVVVAEEHLRVQAAG comes from the coding sequence ATGTCCGGCCTCGAGCTGCTCTTCCCGATCCTCGCGTTCGCGACCCTGCTCGGCGTCCCGCTCTACGCGTGGCGCGTGCGCGGTCGCGCGTACGCGACGTTCGGGTTCATCCTTCTCGCGATCGCGCTACCCGGCGCGCTCGTCGTGCACGCGCGTCTGCGCGTGCTGCTCGGCGCGCAGCTCGCGCCGTGGCTCGACCTCGCGTTCGCGTACTGCATGGCCGCGGCGGCGGTGCACCTGGTCGCGCTCGTGCGGCCGCGCCTGCGCACGGCGCCGTTTCGCTACGGGGTCAGCATCCCCGGCATGACCTTCATCGCGGCGGGCGCGCTGTCCGGGCTCTGGCTGCTCGTGCTGCTGCCGGTGCGCGTGGTGCTGTGGCTGCTCGGGCTCGAGAGCGTGCTCCACGTCCTCGCCTGGTTCGACCTCTGGCCGATCGTGGTCGCGGCGGCGTCGGTCTTCACCTCGACCCGCCTCGTCGACGAGGTGGTGCGCGTCACGATCGCCGACGAAGGCCCCGACGAGGTGACGAGGCTGCCGGTGCAGCGCTACCGTGGCCGCCCGCCGCGACCGCTCGAGCGGCGTCCGCTGCGCATCGTGCAGATCGCGGATCCGCACCTCGGCCCGTGGCAGCCCGTCAAGAAGCTGCGTCGCCAGATCGACGCGCTGATCGACCGCGACCCCGACCTGGTGCTGCTCACCGGCGACTTCCTGACCATGGAGGGCGTCGGCACGCCGGGCGCGCTCGCGGAAGCGCTCGAGCCGCTGCAGCGCGCGCCCGGACGCTGCTTCGCGGTGTTCGGCAACCACGACCACGAGTCGCCCGAGGAGGTGGCGCGCGCGCTCGCCGCGAACGGCGTCCGCTTGTTGCTTGACGCGGAGGCGGTGGTCGAGACGCCGGTCGGTCCGGTGCAGATCATCGGCGCCGACTACCGCGGCAAGGGTCGACGCCAGCACCTGCAGGACGTCCTCGCGCGCCACCCGCGGCGCAACGGACACCTGCGGCTCCTGCTGCTGCACGACCCGAGCGCCTTCAAGCACGTGCCGAAGGGCGACGTCGATCTGACGCTGTCGGGGCACACGCACGGCGGACAGCTCGGACTGGTGAGCTTCGGGCTCGACTGGACGGTGCTGCGACGCACGCCGTTTCCCGACCACGGGCTCTTCGGCCACGGACCGAACCGGCTCTACGTCCACCGCGGGACCGGCTTCTACGGCTTCCCGCTGCGCATCGGCGTGCCGGGCGAGGCGTCGTGCCTCGAGGTCGTGGTGGCGGAAGAGCACCTGCGCGTGCAGGCCGCGGGCTGA